From Paenibacillus sp. V4I7, one genomic window encodes:
- a CDS encoding GntR family transcriptional regulator codes for MKPKYQIIIDEIKSNILSGTYKAGEKIPSEFALQEDYNVSRQTVRKAILELSNEGFLRSEKGSGTYVSTQYRSKTGGKAMNKTIGVITTYISDYIFPSIIRGIERRLNEDNYSLLLASTNNDISQEKKALEMMLSYGVDGLIIEPTRSNVYNPNIAYYLSFKEREVPFTMINAYYEELEVPFFCLDDVLSSYLATRELIAKGHTQIGIIAKMDDLQGKYRMKGFIKALGEAKLRFQQEHVLSFDTATKSDLSANLEVYLNDNRDDLTALVCYNDEVGLEVVHVCRKLGISIPDELSIIGQDNSYIAKNANIKLTTLTHPQEQMGRDAADWVIKNLQGKKDLPTNTYYQPVLIEGETVKAIEVE; via the coding sequence ATGAAGCCAAAGTACCAGATCATCATAGATGAGATTAAAAGTAATATCCTCTCGGGAACGTACAAAGCAGGCGAGAAAATCCCTTCGGAATTCGCTTTGCAGGAGGACTACAACGTTAGCCGGCAGACGGTTAGAAAGGCTATTTTGGAGTTATCGAACGAGGGTTTCCTAAGAAGCGAGAAAGGATCCGGCACGTACGTCAGCACCCAATACCGGTCCAAAACGGGTGGGAAAGCCATGAATAAAACGATTGGCGTCATCACGACCTATATCTCGGATTACATCTTTCCCTCCATTATCCGCGGCATTGAAAGGCGATTAAATGAAGATAACTATTCCTTGCTGTTAGCCAGTACAAATAACGATATCTCCCAGGAAAAAAAGGCGTTAGAAATGATGCTGTCCTACGGTGTGGATGGACTGATTATAGAACCTACCAGAAGCAATGTATACAACCCCAATATCGCTTACTACCTGTCTTTTAAGGAGCGTGAGGTTCCGTTCACGATGATCAATGCCTATTATGAAGAGTTGGAGGTTCCTTTCTTCTGTCTGGATGACGTGCTGTCCAGCTATCTAGCAACTCGGGAGCTGATTGCCAAAGGACATACCCAGATCGGCATCATCGCGAAAATGGATGATTTGCAAGGGAAGTATAGAATGAAGGGATTTATCAAGGCTCTTGGGGAAGCCAAATTACGGTTCCAGCAAGAGCATGTGCTTTCTTTCGATACGGCGACGAAGTCGGACCTGTCCGCTAACTTGGAAGTGTATCTGAACGACAATCGGGATGACTTGACTGCGCTTGTGTGTTACAACGACGAGGTAGGCTTGGAAGTCGTACATGTCTGCAGAAAACTGGGTATCTCCATTCCAGACGAGCTATCCATCATTGGCCAGGACAATTCATATATCGCCAAAAACGCGAATATCAAACTAACGACGCTGACCCACCCCCAAGAACAAATGGGACGCGACGCAGCGGACTGGGTCATTAAGAATTTACAAGGCAAAAAAGACTTGCCCACCAACACCTACTACCAGCCCGTATTAATTGAGGGCGAAACCGTAAAAGCGATCGAAGTGGAATAG